The genomic stretch ACGGTGTTGCCGAGCTTCTCCTTGACCTCATCCTTGGCAAGGTCTTCGATCGAGCTGATGGCGTCTTCCGGGATATAATTCGGCACGACCCAGCCGAGCTTGGCGTTCTCGTAGACGGTGCCCAGCGTCTCCACGTCGTCCTTGATCTTCGCGTAGTAGTCGGCATGCGTCTGTGGAAGCCATGCCATCATCATGGCGTCGAGATCGCCGCGGCTGACGCCCTGGTAAAGCGGCGCGACATCCGTCTGCACCAGTTCAACTTCCTGGCCGAGTTCGTCCTTGATCAGTTTCGCGGCAAGCTTGGTGACGAACTCCGCGTCAGACCATGCGGCCCAACCGATCTTCACCGGCTTGGCATCCTGTGCCAGGACGATTGTGGAAACGCTGCCGGCGATGACGGCCGCGAGGCTCAGCGATACGAGTTTCTTGATCATGTCTGCTCCTTTTTTGAAGGTCCGCATAGGGCGGAATGCCCAAGTGTGGTCTGCGCGACGTTCAGGCGTTCGCCTGCTTGGTCTTTTGTCGCGCCACGACGGGGAAGAGGGTGCGCCAGAAGGCCGGCCGCTCCTTCCCGAAGCTCTGCGTGATGCGGTCGAGCACCACGGCGAGGATGACGACGGCCAGGCCGCCTTCGAAACCCGTGCCGACGTCCAGACGCTGGATCCCGGTCAGCACGGTATTGCCAATCCCGCCGGCGCCGATCATCGAGGCGATCACCACCATCGAGAGCGCCAGCATGATGGTCTGGTTGATGCCAGCCATGATGGAGGGTAGCGCATTCGGCAGCTGTACCTTGAAGAGCAGCTGCGACGCCGTGCAACCGAAGGCGTGGCCTGCTTCAACGAATTCCACGTCGACCTGACGTATCCCGAGATTCGTCAAGCGCACGACCGGCGGCATCGAGAAAATGACCGTGGCGATCGTGCCAGGCACGGCACCAAGCCCGAAGAACATGGCGGCGGGGATCAGGTAGACGAAGGCGGGCATCGTCTGCATCAGGTCCAGCACCGGGCGCACGGCGGATGCCACCGAGTCCTTGGCGGCCATGGCAATCCCGAGCGGCAGGCCAAAGAGCATGGCGATGATCGTGGAGGCGATGACGAGCGACAATGTCTCCATCATCGCCGGCCAAAGACCCATCTGGTCCACGAGCCAGAGTGCGACGGCAGTGAAGATGGCGAAACCCAGGCCGACCCGCCACAGCGAGAGTGCAACGAAGATGGCAAGGCCAACGATCATCGGAAGGGCCGTCAGCGTGTCCTGTATGCCCCCCGTAACCAGTCCGATCGCTGCAGCAATCGCGTCGAGGGCAGGAGAGAAGTTGTCGAGGATATAGTTGACGATCGCATCGACGCCGTCACCAATGTCGAAGTTCATGATTGCATCCTATCCGTGATCTGCTCAGCTGGCGCGATCAAGCGTCTCGAGAAGCATTGATTTGCTGATGGAGCCGATATAGCGGCCCTCGTCATCGATCACCGGGAGCGGCCAGGGACTGCCGGCCACCCTGCCGAGAAGATCCGACAGGGGCTCGGTTGCCGCGATCGGCTCGATGTCGGTCAGAAATGCGCTTCGGTAGGGATCGGCAGCCTTTGACCTGACCTTTTCCACCAGCGAGGTTTGGCTGACGATGCCTTGGTACTTCTTGTCGCGACCGACCACGATCGCGTACTCCCGATCGAAGTTCTGCATCCGCTCAAGCGCAGCAGCCGCTGATACGCCTTGGCGATCGATGATCGTCACCTGCGTCTTGCGGGCGATGTCCCCGGCCTTGAAGACCTGCGTGACATCCACGTTGCGGAAGAAGGACCGGACGTAGTCGTTGGCGGGTTGGGTGACGATCTCATCCGGCGTACCGACCTGGATCACGCTGCCGTTCTGCATGATGCAGATCCGGTCACCGATCCGCATCGCCTCGTCGAGATCGTGGCTCACGAAGACGATGGTCCGGCTATGCTCCGCCTGGAGGCGAACGAGTTCGTCCTGCATCTCCGTGCGGATCAGCGGATCGAGCGCCGAAAAGGCCTCATCCATCAGCAGGATTGTGGGTTCGCTGGCAAGCGCCCGGGCGAGCCCCACGCGCTGCTTCATGCCGCCGGAAAGCTGGTTCGGCCGACTGTCGGCATAACCCTCAAGGCCGACGGCCTTCAGGGCGACCATGGCCTTTTCTTTCCGCTCCCGCTCGCCGATGCCGGCAACCTCCAGCCCGAACGCAGCATTGTTCAGCACGGTCCGGTTGGGCAAAAGCGCAAAAGACTGGAACACCATGCTGATATCGCGGCGGCGGATATCGATGAGCTCGCGACGCGACATCTTGGTGATGTCTCGCCCGTCGATCTCGATCGACCCCGCAGTCGGCTCGATCAGACGATTGAGAAGTCGCAATAGCGTCGATTTTCCGGAACCGGAAAGGCCCATGATGACGAAGATCTCGCCTTTGCGAATGTCGAAGCTGGCATCGTTGACACCAATGGCGCAGCCGGTCGCTGCGTGGATTTCCGGCTTAGACTTGCCGGCTCCGACCATCTCCATGGCTTTTTCCGGCCGCTCGCCGAAAACCTTGAACACGTTCCTCAACGTGATCTTTCGCGGGGCATCAGCGCCGGCGACATCGCCAGCGGACACCACGGAAGAAGTAAAATCATTCATCTTGCACCGGCCTCGCACCACGACGAGGCAAACCTCCATCAGTATAAAATATACGCTCAGCAAACGAACGACCAAGCGCAGACTCTCTCAAGTTACGCAGGATCGTTTCATACTATTTCTAACCGCATCTCGATTGGGATCTGACGGAAGAACGTCAGATCCCAATCGAGATGCGATGTGCTGAGCGCCAGCGGACAAAACGTCACGGCTTATCCCTTTAGCTCCGGTCCTACCATATATTGATGATCGATAAAATTCTCGTAAATTACTGATCAAAATAGGATTATGCGATTCTGTCGGGGTCGTTAAGGCCGATAGCAATTGACTTTGATGGTTATTGGGTTACGCTGTAATGCAGTGAAATACGGAGCCTCCATCATGTTGAACAACGAAAAAACGCAGGTCTCCCTGCGGCTACCATCTCCTGTGGTTGCCAAGTTCGATGAAATCGCAGGCCTTCTTGATCGGGATCGGACTTGGGTGATGCAGAAAGCCCTCAGCCAATATTTGGCAGGTGAAGGAGCCGAAGTTCTTCGGGATGCCCAAGGCATCGCTGAGCTGGATCGCGGCGAAAGTGTTGATCTCGAAGATGTGCTTGATAAGGCTCGAACTATCGTTGATGCAGCCGAGTATCGACGTAGTCAGCGGGCCGGTTGATGCCTCCTGTCCGTTTATCGAAGAGCGCGGAACGCTGGTTTCTCAACAAGGTTGTAGAACTTTCGGAGGTGAACCCCGCAGCCGCCAGAAGCCTGATTGAGCGTCTGGAGAGGCAGAAGGACCTTCTTTCGTCCTTCCCGCAAATGACCGAGAAAGGTGTTCTTGAAGGTACGCGCAAGGTGAGCATGCCGCCTTTGGTCCTCACGATTCGCGCACGCGACGGCATGGTTGAAATCGCGGCAATAAGAGACGCACGGCAGAAGGACGCATATACGCCTGCCGAGCTTGCTGCTGACTATGACAACGATGATGATGAAGACAACGAAGATACGTATAGCGGTGGCGCTAATCCTGGGCTTTGAATGCGTTGTCAGTGAGTAGCGTATACAAAAGCCGAGCGTGATTTGGCTAAGATCGGTCGCGGCGGTACATTTCGCCGATAGACGCGTGGTTCTGGCGCAACGTAGTCGGGGTCGAGCAGTCTCTCCGCAAAGACACTGGGTACACCCTTGGCGATAGCCTCCAGGTACGCCTGGCGGCGATCCAGCTCGATCCCATCACGCACTTGATCCATGAGCGTCTTGAGGACCGGCGGCCTGCCGACGATGTCGCGGAGGCTGGCATGGCCGACCTCGTTGCCGATGGCGACGAGGCTGTCGAATGCGGCGCGGTATTGCCGTCGACGGTTCCAGCGGAAGACGAACTCCTGGAGGTAGATGTTGAGGTGACGTCGGCGGACGCCGTGATATACACCCATCATCCACCGCTTCATCAGCGAGAAGACGCGGTGTATGCGTTTGAACCAAAGATGCGCGGGCAGTTTCCCCACGACTTTCGAGGCGTGATTGCGGTCGGGAATACCCTGATAGGCCTGGTTGCCGTCGGTGAAGATCGTCGTGTGGGGATTCGTGTTGCGCAACACGAATGGATGCAGGGATTCCCTGCCGTTGGTGCGGATAGGTTCAAGGCGGATGCGGCCAGACCTGCCTTCGTCGCGCCATTCCACCGCCCCGATGATGTTGAGCTTGCCGATGGGGCTGCGGCCCTGTCCGCCGCCGACGGGCTCGTCCTTTGTCCGGAAGGGAATGCTCGTCTCGTCGATCTCGACGGTCTCTTCGTAGCCGCCCAACTTCTCTCGGTCGGGATTGACCATGGCGCGACGTAGCTTGTGCAGGAGAAGCCATGCGGTCTTGTAGGAGCCGATGCCCAGCTTGGCCTGGAGCTGAAGGGCTGAGATGCCGTTCGAGTGCGTCGTCACCAGGTGCGCTGCCAGGAACCACTGCCGCAGCGGCAGGTGCGTCTTGTGCATGATCGTGCCAGCGATGACGGACGTCTGTTTGCGGCACGGGGTCAGTTCGCCGTCCTCGTCGGCCTGCTCTCCACCGCACTCCCAGACCCACGGCTTCGACCGCAGCTTCCAACCCTTCGTCGAACCACAGTGCGGGCAGACGAAGCCGTCGGGCCATCGCTTCTTCGCCAGATAGGCCGCGCAGGCGTAGTCATCAGGAAAACGCAGTTGAAACTGCTCCAGCGAAAGCGGGCGGTCGTAGCGCCATCTGAAGACAGACTGATGGGCCATTCGCCCCAA from Pseudorhizobium banfieldiae encodes the following:
- a CDS encoding glycine betaine ABC transporter substrate-binding protein, which gives rise to MIKKLVSLSLAAVIAGSVSTIVLAQDAKPVKIGWAAWSDAEFVTKLAAKLIKDELGQEVELVQTDVAPLYQGVSRGDLDAMMMAWLPQTHADYYAKIKDDVETLGTVYENAKLGWVVPNYIPEDAISSIEDLAKDEVKEKLGNTVQGIDPGAGLTRLSQQALKDYGLDDYKLQISSEAGMLTTVDRAVRSEDWFVATSWSPHWMFGKYDIRYIEDPKTSLGEAEHVDVLARKGFKEDNPEVAGFLSRMQLPIDDLQAGMFNAQETSYEEAVAKYIEDHPDQVNAWLGEE
- a CDS encoding ABC transporter permease, with protein sequence MNFDIGDGVDAIVNYILDNFSPALDAIAAAIGLVTGGIQDTLTALPMIVGLAIFVALSLWRVGLGFAIFTAVALWLVDQMGLWPAMMETLSLVIASTIIAMLFGLPLGIAMAAKDSVASAVRPVLDLMQTMPAFVYLIPAAMFFGLGAVPGTIATVIFSMPPVVRLTNLGIRQVDVEFVEAGHAFGCTASQLLFKVQLPNALPSIMAGINQTIMLALSMVVIASMIGAGGIGNTVLTGIQRLDVGTGFEGGLAVVILAVVLDRITQSFGKERPAFWRTLFPVVARQKTKQANA
- the proV gene encoding glycine betaine/L-proline ABC transporter ATP-binding protein ProV, which translates into the protein MNDFTSSVVSAGDVAGADAPRKITLRNVFKVFGERPEKAMEMVGAGKSKPEIHAATGCAIGVNDASFDIRKGEIFVIMGLSGSGKSTLLRLLNRLIEPTAGSIEIDGRDITKMSRRELIDIRRRDISMVFQSFALLPNRTVLNNAAFGLEVAGIGERERKEKAMVALKAVGLEGYADSRPNQLSGGMKQRVGLARALASEPTILLMDEAFSALDPLIRTEMQDELVRLQAEHSRTIVFVSHDLDEAMRIGDRICIMQNGSVIQVGTPDEIVTQPANDYVRSFFRNVDVTQVFKAGDIARKTQVTIIDRQGVSAAAALERMQNFDREYAIVVGRDKKYQGIVSQTSLVEKVRSKAADPYRSAFLTDIEPIAATEPLSDLLGRVAGSPWPLPVIDDEGRYIGSISKSMLLETLDRAS
- a CDS encoding CopG family ribbon-helix-helix protein; this translates as MLNNEKTQVSLRLPSPVVAKFDEIAGLLDRDRTWVMQKALSQYLAGEGAEVLRDAQGIAELDRGESVDLEDVLDKARTIVDAAEYRRSQRAG
- a CDS encoding type II toxin-antitoxin system RelE/ParE family toxin, whose product is MPPVRLSKSAERWFLNKVVELSEVNPAAARSLIERLERQKDLLSSFPQMTEKGVLEGTRKVSMPPLVLTIRARDGMVEIAAIRDARQKDAYTPAELAADYDNDDDEDNEDTYSGGANPGL
- a CDS encoding IS1595-like element ISRhtr1 family transposase, yielding MAHQSVFRWRYDRPLSLEQFQLRFPDDYACAAYLAKKRWPDGFVCPHCGSTKGWKLRSKPWVWECGGEQADEDGELTPCRKQTSVIAGTIMHKTHLPLRQWFLAAHLVTTHSNGISALQLQAKLGIGSYKTAWLLLHKLRRAMVNPDREKLGGYEETVEIDETSIPFRTKDEPVGGGQGRSPIGKLNIIGAVEWRDEGRSGRIRLEPIRTNGRESLHPFVLRNTNPHTTIFTDGNQAYQGIPDRNHASKVVGKLPAHLWFKRIHRVFSLMKRWMMGVYHGVRRRHLNIYLQEFVFRWNRRRQYRAAFDSLVAIGNEVGHASLRDIVGRPPVLKTLMDQVRDGIELDRRQAYLEAIAKGVPSVFAERLLDPDYVAPEPRVYRRNVPPRPILAKSRSAFVYATH